From the Opitutus sp. ER46 genome, one window contains:
- a CDS encoding M20/M25/M40 family metallo-hydrolase yields the protein MQPEDVEALLAWMVSVDTVNPAYGGRPGGEVELATGLEARATRWGFTARRFPLPDGRFNLLIAHAPNPGGSWLLCESHLDTVATTGMTVPPLQLTRRGSRLHGRGACDTKGSGAAMLAALQLAARSGQTQRNLGVLFTIDEESGMTGARTLAAEVLPRWSGPIEAIIVGEPTGLQPVVSHNGVIRWTTVAHGRAAHSSDPSRGQSAISTLVRVVAELEARYVPAVAARTDRLTGAAACSINVIRGGAQVNIVPARAEIEVDRRMIPGETAESVLAERDALLAGIQPPLPGRIEHLPALCIPPLPAAANLRFLETIAPEFARLGLAATPTGARYATNASYYGAAGIPALVLGPGDIAQAHTADEWLDRAQLARAVQLYSALMLR from the coding sequence ATGCAACCGGAAGACGTCGAGGCCCTGCTCGCGTGGATGGTGTCGGTCGACACCGTCAACCCCGCGTACGGTGGTCGCCCAGGCGGCGAAGTTGAGCTCGCCACCGGGCTCGAGGCCCGCGCCACGCGCTGGGGATTCACGGCCCGGCGGTTCCCGCTTCCCGATGGCCGCTTCAACCTCCTGATCGCCCACGCGCCCAACCCCGGCGGCAGTTGGCTCCTCTGCGAAAGCCACCTCGACACCGTCGCCACCACCGGGATGACCGTGCCGCCGCTACAGCTCACCCGACGGGGCTCGCGGCTCCACGGACGCGGCGCCTGCGACACCAAGGGCTCCGGCGCCGCCATGCTGGCCGCCCTGCAGCTCGCCGCCCGCTCCGGCCAGACCCAACGCAACCTGGGCGTCCTTTTCACGATCGACGAGGAGTCGGGCATGACCGGCGCGCGCACCCTGGCCGCCGAGGTCCTGCCGCGGTGGTCCGGCCCGATCGAGGCCATCATCGTCGGCGAACCCACCGGGCTTCAGCCCGTGGTCTCCCACAACGGGGTGATCCGTTGGACAACGGTCGCCCACGGCCGGGCCGCCCATTCCTCCGATCCTTCCCGCGGCCAATCCGCCATCAGCACGCTGGTGCGGGTCGTGGCCGAGCTCGAAGCCCGGTATGTGCCGGCCGTCGCCGCGCGCACCGACCGCCTCACCGGCGCCGCCGCCTGCAGCATCAACGTCATCCGCGGCGGCGCCCAGGTGAACATCGTGCCCGCCCGCGCCGAGATCGAGGTCGACCGCCGCATGATTCCCGGGGAGACCGCCGAAAGCGTCCTCGCCGAGCGCGACGCGCTCCTCGCCGGCATCCAGCCGCCGCTGCCTGGTCGCATCGAACACCTCCCGGCCCTCTGCATCCCGCCGCTGCCGGCCGCCGCAAACCTGCGCTTCCTCGAAACCATCGCCCCGGAGTTCGCCCGGCTCGGCCTTGCGGCGACGCCCACCGGCGCGCGCTACGCCACCAACGCGAGCTACTACGGCGCCGCCGGGATTCCCGCGCTCGTCCTCGGACCGGGCGACATCGCCCAGGCGCACACCGCCGACGAGTGGCTCGACCGCGCGCAACTCGCCCGGGCCGTCCAGTTGTACTCCGCGCTGATGCTCCGCTGA
- a CDS encoding dihydrodipicolinate synthase family protein, giving the protein MNVRQYLLEGHAIPAHPLALDARRRFSERHQRALTRYYVAAGCGGLAVGVHSTQFEIRAPEHGLLRPVLQLAAETARAEQVRSGRPLALIAGVCGDRATALAEAAQARELGYDAALVSTTALRDRPEPEVAAHLAAISEVIPVIGFYLQPAAGGRVFSLDFWRAVAAIPNVVAIKIAPFNRYQTLEVIRAVVEAGRDDLALYTGNDDTIIADLLTPFTFAHAGHPVRRQIVGGLLGHWGVWTEASVRLYREARAHLAGQPSGRDWLATAAAVTDMNGALFDAAHRFAGCIPGILEVLRRQGLVATNFCLNPHETLSSGQAEELTRVARAYPDLVDDTFVATHRDAWLR; this is encoded by the coding sequence ATGAACGTCCGCCAATACCTCCTCGAGGGTCACGCCATCCCCGCTCACCCGCTCGCGCTGGACGCCCGGCGCCGGTTCTCCGAACGCCACCAGCGCGCCCTCACGCGCTACTACGTCGCCGCCGGGTGCGGCGGCCTCGCGGTCGGCGTCCATTCCACGCAGTTCGAGATCCGCGCCCCCGAACACGGGCTGCTCCGACCGGTGCTGCAACTCGCCGCCGAGACGGCCCGCGCCGAACAAGTGCGCTCCGGCCGCCCGCTTGCCCTCATCGCCGGCGTTTGCGGCGACCGCGCGACGGCCCTCGCCGAGGCCGCCCAGGCGCGCGAGCTCGGCTATGACGCCGCCCTCGTCAGCACCACCGCGCTTCGCGACCGGCCCGAACCCGAGGTGGCCGCCCACCTCGCCGCGATCTCCGAGGTCATCCCGGTCATCGGCTTCTACCTGCAGCCCGCCGCCGGCGGTCGGGTCTTCTCCCTCGATTTCTGGCGCGCCGTCGCGGCCATCCCCAACGTCGTCGCGATCAAGATCGCCCCGTTCAACCGCTACCAGACGCTCGAGGTCATCCGCGCGGTCGTCGAGGCCGGCCGCGACGACCTCGCCCTCTATACCGGCAATGACGACACGATCATCGCCGACCTCCTCACGCCGTTCACGTTCGCCCATGCGGGTCATCCCGTCCGCCGCCAGATTGTCGGCGGCCTGCTCGGCCACTGGGGCGTTTGGACCGAGGCGTCCGTGCGCCTCTACCGCGAGGCGCGCGCGCACCTCGCCGGCCAGCCCTCCGGGCGCGACTGGCTCGCCACCGCCGCCGCGGTCACCGACATGAACGGCGCGCTGTTCGATGCCGCCCACCGGTTTGCCGGCTGCATCCCGGGCATCCTCGAGGTGCTCCGGCGCCAGGGGCTCGTCGCAACCAACTTCTGCCTCAACCCGCACGAAACGCTCTCGTCCGGCCAGGCCGAGGAGCTTACCCGCGTCGCCCGCGCGTATCCGGACTTGGTGGACGACACCTTTGTTGCCACCCACCGCGACGCCTGGCTGCGTTGA
- a CDS encoding TetR/AcrR family transcriptional regulator translates to MPRRLRSPSASRPRHVRERLLRAATALFARAGYDGTTVDEVVARARVNKRMVYHYFGDKDGLYEAVLGEAYRSLEVLEHDAFARGKDLENATAQIVRLYFEFNDAHPQFLRLLLWENLNGGRGLRRAGHGVTKDPVLRALDAFLHQGIAAGRIRSDMDARQLLISLIGLCQVYSSNRYTLSSALGVDIGAPVFREQGIRHVTRLLLEGVKAPPRAH, encoded by the coding sequence ATGCCTCGCCGCCTCCGCTCCCCGTCCGCTTCCCGCCCCCGTCACGTCCGCGAGCGCCTCCTGCGCGCGGCCACCGCCCTGTTCGCCCGCGCGGGGTACGATGGGACCACCGTCGACGAGGTCGTCGCCCGTGCCCGCGTCAACAAGCGGATGGTGTACCACTATTTTGGCGACAAGGACGGCTTGTACGAGGCGGTGCTCGGCGAGGCGTACCGCTCCCTCGAGGTGCTCGAGCACGACGCCTTCGCCCGGGGCAAGGACCTCGAAAACGCCACCGCCCAGATCGTCCGGCTGTATTTCGAATTCAACGACGCCCACCCCCAGTTTCTCCGTCTCCTCCTGTGGGAGAATCTCAACGGCGGCCGCGGGCTCCGACGCGCGGGGCACGGCGTCACCAAGGACCCCGTCCTGCGGGCGCTCGACGCGTTTCTCCACCAGGGCATCGCCGCCGGCCGCATTCGGTCCGACATGGATGCCCGGCAACTCCTGATCAGCCTCATCGGGCTGTGCCAGGTCTACAGCTCCAACCGCTACACGCTCTCGAGCGCGCTGGGCGTGGATATCGGCGCGCCCGTTTTTCGCGAACAGGGCATCCGCCACGTCACGCGGCTCCTCCTCGAGGGGGTAAAGGCGCCGCCGCGCGCCCACTGA